Sequence from the Nocardiopsis sp. YSL2 genome:
TGTGATCGGCCCGGAGCCGCTGGTCACACCCTCGGTCACGCGCCGAGTCTAGGGCGGGTACCCGCGGAACACGCCCCGGGCCCACCGGGGAGGGGAAGCCCGCCGCCCCGGTGTCCGCGGGGGCGGCGGGGCCCGTGCTCAGGTCGGGGCCGGGGCGGTGCTGCCGCGGGGGACGAAACGGGCGGCCGGGGACCACCGCGGTTCGGCCGGGACGCCGTCGAGGACCTCCAGGACGGTGGCGGCCACCGAGGCGCCGTACTGGTACACGTCCACGCTCATCGTGGTCAGCGGGGGCGAGGCCAGTCGGCACAGGATCGAGTCGTCCCAGGCCACCAGGCTCAGCCGTTCCGGCACCGGTACGCGCAGCTCCCGAGCGGCGGCCAGGCCCGCGACCGCCATGGCGTCGTTGTCGTACAGGATCGCCGTCGGCCGCGGTTCGCCCCTGAGCAGTCCGACGGTGAGCCGCTCGCCCGAGTCGTGCGAGTAGTCGCCCTCCACCACCGCCGGTTCCGGGAGCCCCGCCGCGCGGCACGCCCCGGTGAGGGCGGCGGTGCGCGCGGCGGTGTGGCGCAGCCGGGCGGGTCCCGTCACGCGGGCGAGGGTCCGGTGGCCCAGATCCACGAGCCGGGCCACGGCCTCGCGCACCGGGGCCGCGTCGTCGGTGCGCACGGCGGGCAGATCCGGGGACCCGTCCCAGGTGCCCGCCAGCACGGCGGGCAGGCCCAGTGCCCTCAGGAACGCCGGACGTTCGTCGTCGGCGGTCAGGTTCACCACGATCACGGCGTCCACGAGGCGGCGGTCCGCCCAGCGCCGGTAGGTCGCGGCCTCCTCCTCGGGCGTGGCCACCAGGTGGAGGATCACCGACACGCCGCGGCCGGCGAGCCGCTCCTCGATGCCCGCCACGAACTCCATGAAGTACGGCTCGGTACCGAGCATCCGGACGGGTCGGGCGACGACCAGCCCGACCCGTCCGGATCCCGCGGGACCGTGTCCCGGCTCGTCCATCAGGCGCGTCCCCTCCCGGCGTGCGGGGTGTTGGCCGACCGCAGCACCAGGGGCGCGGTCAGTGCGGACGGGTCGACGTCGGCCGCCGTGCGGACCGTGAACGAGCGGCTCTCCCCCGCGAGCAGGGTGACGAGCATGTCGTCGACCTCGGCGTCCGGAGCCACGCGGTCGGCCAGGATCGCCACGTCCCGGGCGAAGGACGCGGCGCGCACGTCCACGCGGTAGCCGCCGGGGACCGCGACCGCCTCGGCGGTCAGGGCGTCCGGTGCGTAGTGGAGGTCGGTGTCCTCGCGGAACAGGTGAACGGCGCGGACGTCCCCACAGGTCGCCACCAGCACCTCCTCCTTGGTGTTCCGGGCCGCGAGCAGCGGTCCGGCCAGGTCGAGTTCGGCGGTGGCGCGCGGCCCCGCGGCGAGCTCGATCCTATCCTCGGCGAGCACGGCGCCCGCGAAGGTCTGGCGCTCGATCGACACCGGTCCCTCCCACGGCTCGTCGGTGTCGTTGACCGCCACCAGGACGTCGCGGCCGTCGCGGGGCTGCACCGTGAGCAGGCGCGGGGCGTAGGCGTGCCGGAGCCCGTACAGCAGGGGCTTGGCGCGCTCGTCGCCGTCGACCGCCGCCCAGGAGGTGACCGGCCAGCAGTCGTTGATCTGCCAGACGATCGCACCGGCGGTGCGCGGCCACCAGGACCGGT
This genomic interval carries:
- a CDS encoding LacI family DNA-binding transcriptional regulator, producing the protein MDEPGHGPAGSGRVGLVVARPVRMLGTEPYFMEFVAGIEERLAGRGVSVILHLVATPEEEAATYRRWADRRLVDAVIVVNLTADDERPAFLRALGLPAVLAGTWDGSPDLPAVRTDDAAPVREAVARLVDLGHRTLARVTGPARLRHTAARTAALTGACRAAGLPEPAVVEGDYSHDSGERLTVGLLRGEPRPTAILYDNDAMAVAGLAAARELRVPVPERLSLVAWDDSILCRLASPPLTTMSVDVYQYGASVAATVLEVLDGVPAEPRWSPAARFVPRGSTAPAPT